The Acanthochromis polyacanthus isolate Apoly-LR-REF ecotype Palm Island chromosome 16, KAUST_Apoly_ChrSc, whole genome shotgun sequence genome segment GGGGTTGTTGAAAAATGCTGCCTGGTTCACCTTTTTGCGGACCTGGATGTAAGCAAACGCCACAACAAAAAGGGAAATGAATCCCGCCACGGATTCGGTCAGCAGTGCAGCAACACTCTGGGCATCAGGGGAGTAGACACGGATGCATTGTGGCTTGTTCTGATATTGGACCAACTGTTGAAACAGTAAAGCAGGGATGGACAACAGCACTGCAACCAGCCAGAGCACAACCAGCAGCCTCTTCCCTCCAAGATGTAGGAACTTCTTCAGGTGCACCACCAGCAGGTAGCGCTGGACGGCCAGCATCGTCACAGTCAGCTGGCTGCCATAAACACTGCAGTATATGAGGTAAATTACCACCTTGCAGGCTCCCAGGCCAAAGGTCCAGCTGTAGAGAAACATGTAAATCCACAGCGGGAGGGTCAGCAGGCAGAGCAGGTCTGAAAAAGCCAGATTCAGCATCAAACTCTGACTGAGGCTGGACAGATGCTGAAAGTTGGGTCTGAGAAGAACCACGACGATGTTTCCAGGAACTCCCAGCAGGAAGCAGATGGACATCAGCACTGCAGGGACCACTTCAGATTGATATCCAGAAAAATTGGAGCTAGACACGTTCGATTCCACCACAGTGAAGTTGAGTTCCTCCATGCTGCAGGGTAGCTGGTAATGTTGTGCACTGAGGAAGTGATGTTGGTACAAGTATGTAGTCAAtgaggggaagaggaggaacaAATGATGTTGACACTGACACTAGTTGAAGGTCACACTTTTTCATCATTGTTGTATAACACTGTCATGTAATTCTGTTtcataaacagcaaaaattaCAGTATCATCACAACAACACTGTGGAAGTCAAAATTAAACATGCGTAAAGCAAGGAGCTTGTTCCAGAGTCTGGGTGCAGCTACAGAGAACACCCAGTCATCccaatgtttgtattttgacCTGGGTACTTCAAGCAGCCACTGATCAGATGACCCTGGAGCTCTTTTTTGGCCCTGTAAAATTAAAAGCTTGGATAAATAAGGTAGAGCAAAGCCGTTGAGAGCTTTACATTAAAAATTTTAAGAGAATTCTCGACTGgactggaagccagtggagaGTGTAAAGGACCGGGATGATGTGCTCATGTCTGGGAGTGTTTGTTAGACACACTGCAGCATTTTGCATGATTTGCAGTCCGCTGATGGATGACTGGGAGATGCTAATACAAAGTGCATTACAGTAGTCCAGTCTTGATTTGATACATTTTTGAATGGCTTTTTTATGGTCGGTCCAATTAAGAAAAGGCTTGACTTTGGCTGAAAGACATAATTGAAACAAACTTGCTCTGACTGCTGTGTCCATTTGTTAAATTTCAAGTCTGTCAAATACCACCAGGATTTTGGAACACTGGTCTCATAGTTATTTAACCGAAACTTGATGTATCAGTATCGGTACCCCCAAACACAATGCATTCAGTTTTGTCctcatttcaaagtaaaaaattAGATGCCAGCCACTCCTTAATGTCCCTAATACAAGTAACACTTCTTAGTGCCTCACTTTCTGTTGATTGCACTGGTAGGTAAATCTGAATGCCGTCCACAGAACTGTGGAAAGACAGATTATGCTTTGCAATAATTGATCCAAGGGGCAGCATATAAAGGAAGAACAGACTAGGGCCAAGAATCGAACCTTGTGGCACCCCACAAGAGAGAGACAGGTCACCAATCATTACTGAAAAACTCCAGTTAGTAAGGTTGGAATTGAACCATCTAAGTGCAGTGCTACTGATACCAACATACTGGATCAGACAGGAGGACTGTATGGTTCACCCTGTTGAAGGCCATTGTGATGTCCGGCAACACTAGAATCATCAGGCGCTTGACATTAATAGACAATGCAGTTTCATCGTGGACCTTTAACAGAGCAGACTCAGTAATGTGACGGGCTCTGAACCCGGATTGAAATTTATCAAGAATGTCATTGTCCTAAAGGAAAAACTGTAACTGtagaaaaacaactttttctAAAACCTTGGACAAACCTTGGCCATACCACTGAATGTTTTGAATGGTGTATAGGTCTGTGAACTGACTGggttaaatgaaaacaaaccaaaagtcTTCTAAAGTCAAGAGCAAACTGATTAAACGGACAGCAAACATGACAAATGAAATCTCTACTAATCAAAAGCTCATCATACATAGGAGTAAAttcagataaaaactcagaaaactTGGATAAAATCCATATGCGTTGATGGGACACAACACCACATAAAATCTGACATGTAAGATCCATCACAAATAACTGTAGTTCAAAAGAGTTATTTGTTAAGAGAAGTTGGCATCTAAACTCGTCCTTGAACACAGAGGCACTTCCTCCTCTACCAAATGCTTGAGGAGAGCTCGGGAAAGAGCAGCCAGGGGGGAGGAGCTCCGAAAACGAGCTGTTGACACCTGGTTTACTCCACGTTCCTGCCAACAACAGAAAATCCAAGAAGTgggaagtgaaaaaaatcgtTCAGGATAAAAGTTTTATTCATCAGCGATCTGACATTAATCAGGGCCAAGCGGATCAAGTAGCAGTCAGACACAACTGACCAGACGAAGATGATCCTGTACGCAGCCACAACTGAAGATCCTCATGGAAGGTGGCACGAAGTAGGTATCCGGCTTCAGGGATGACAGACTTGAGCCATCGGTAGCAGTACTCCGGGGAGAGCTGCAGGTCGAAGCTGCCAAAGTCCCAGGGATTCTGGACAGATGAATGACGAGGATCATAGTTGTAGGACGAAGTCGTGGAGACTcagaagtcaactggaagaaggttctttggtctgaggagaccagaatGGAGCTtgttggccatcagacaagacgctAGATTTAGTGGAcatcaaacactgaacatcatcagaAACAAACTATCCCCACTGGAAAGcatgatggtggcagcatcaaaatgtaaagcacggtggtgacagcatcatgaagagaagcatggcggtggcagcatcatgacatgaagaaTGGTGGTAGCATAATGATGcgaaacacggtggtggcagcatcatgaagaggagcatggtggtggcagcatcatgatgtgtgaAAGTGTAAAGGTCTGTTTATTACCCATCCAGTTTCAGGGAAAAGACATCACATTGTATTTATTGTGATTTGTGCACTGTAGATTAAAAACCCTTTCAACGTTGGAGCTGGATTGTTTTGCCTGGACATCTGCAAatactgtatttacattttcatttaactGATTTCTTTGGTTCACATTATACATTTTATTACACCATTCTCAATGCTTTGGcagtaaaatatgatttttatgacagtaaagcACAATGAATAGTGGAAAAATGTAAACGGGTTTGCTCGCAGCTTTCAGCAACATGCAAttgaaatacacaaacacacattcagccGTCACAGTTTTGCAGACGATTAACCACTTTATATCTCTATGTATCACCAGAGTTGCGTCACATTCTGCATTTACCAGAATTAGTTTCTATTGTTTTGATCAACATCCTGTGTTTGGATGTTGGACAGGATGTGCTGCAAACCCACAGATACATGCGTAGAGGACAGTTCAGTCTTATATTAAAGGTCCATCAGTATATCCAGactttctgcagaaaaaaatcagcatcaCAATGTTTCTCATGAACTTTCTTTGTTACATGGGTTTTTCCTCTTCACACCAAACCATCCACAGCTCAATGTAAATAGAAAGAACAACATTCTTAGGTTTCAGGAGAAATTAGGTATTTTTACTGATGGAACCTCTCAGTTCTTTTTGGGTCCCTGAAACGTTTCATCTTCATGCAAGTAGTAGTTCAATTTGAAGAACCCTTTAGAAACTACAGAATGCTGTTCTACTTGGATCAGACTATCGAGCAATATTTAGTTTTAGAGTTACAACATGTCAAATCTGCTTAATCAGTTGTCAAAGTTACACtgaaattactttttcatttctgtgaccaagtatttcatattacAAACTTTTGACATTCTGTTTTCTATTATTGTGAATTTAAGATATATATGGCTCAGAAAATATGTCTTAACTTctgcattatttgttttttggtattttgagCGCAAAGATGGAACTCTTCATaactttcatgattttattttttttccacatatcggctcacccataatcagagatCATTGATCTTCTtgtccaatattacagattctgaatcaatgacatgacaAATAACAGTGGAAggctttcaggcttttatctttaatagtttctAAGATATTGCTGTTCAAACATACACTGAAATTACGCAACAATCTGTGGAAATTTCATCTTAGACAGTATTTGACACATCAAGCTtacatttcacaaatatctttgaaaatatttaaacattattCAATAAGAAAATCAGACAAAGCAGAGATAGTTAAGCAGAAACTGTTGGTTTGATCTTGGTGATAGCATTCTTGTAGCTCTTTATCTTCAGCAGCTGCAttatttgttgtggttttttggtgcattttgtaAGAAGCAAATGCATACAGGAGTGGATTCAGGCAGCTGTTCACAAATGTTACAGCTCTAACAGTTTCCCAGGTTTTGTCAACAAACTCCCACAAACTCCAAATGTTGAGAGAAATGGCAACACCGCTCAACACATTTACGGTGAGATATGGCACCCACAGGACAAAAGAGGTCACAATGATGCTGGTAACCAGTCTGTTTGTCTGGGGGTTGTTGGAAAAATTCCGCCTGGTTCACCTTTCTGCGGACCTGGATGTAAGCAAACGCCatgacaaaaagtaaaatgaatatGGCCACAGATTCAGTCAACAGTGCAGCCACACTCTGGCCATTGGAGGAGTAGATACGCAAACATTCTGACCAGTTCTGATCTGTGATCAGCTCCTGAAACACTAAAGCAGGGATGGACAGCAGCGCTGCAACCAGTCAGAGCAGAACCAGCAGCCTCTTCCTTGCAAGCTCTAGGAACTTCTTCAGGCGCACGACCAGCAGGTAGCGCTGGACGGCCAGCATCGTCACAGTCAGCTGGCTGCCATACATGCTAAAGTACATGAGATACGCCATCAGCTTGCAGGCTTCCAGGCTGAAGGTCCAGCTGTAGAACAAATTGTAATTCCACATCGGGAGGATCAGCAGACAGAACAGGTCAGAAAAAGCCAGATTCAGCATCAAACTCTGGCTCAGACTGGACAGATGTTGACAGTTGGGTCTGAGAAGAACCACATCGATGTTTCCAGGAACTCCCAGCAGGAAGCAAATAGACATCAGCACCACGGGGACCACATCAGGTTGGTATCCATGAGTAGAGGAGGATGTGTTAGATTCCACCACAGTGAAGTGGAGTTCCTCCATGCTGCAGGGTAGCTGGTAATGTTGTTCACTGAGGACGTGATGTTGGTATTAGTATGTGGTTAGTGAGGGGGAAGGGGAGTTTCACTTTGATTCAGTCAAAGAGAAATAGATGCCAAATAGTGACATCGATACTACTTGAATGTCACACGTTTTCATTATTACTGCATCACACTGTGTCATGTAATTCTGTTCCATACACAGCAAAAATTACAGTatcatcacaacaacacaacagaagtCAAAATTAAACATGCATAAAGTATGAACAATAACTGTACATGTAGATGCCATGAGAATCTGTTTAGGCCAAAGTTAAATACTTCACTTGCACCGATATGAATATTATCAAGTGCATGCATGTAAATTCACAAATGTGCATGACACGTGCCCAgaattgacaaaaaaagactctAAAAATGAGAGAATAACCGAAAATCAACAAAGTCACTTCAGAGACAGtagtaaaatatacaataaaacaataaaaattagcagcaataaaacagcagtaaaatatacatctaaaagaaataaaagatagAAAATATCACCATGCAGCTAGGTATTCAAAGCCATTTGAAACCGAAAGGTTGTGAAATTTGGTTTAAAAAGATCTTGGTCAGTGATAGTGCATATCGGGAGGGAGCTTGTTCCAGAGTCTGGTTGCAGCTACAGAGGACACCCGGACATCccaatgtttgtattttgacCTGAGAACTTCAAGCAGCCGCAACTTTAAGGCTTGCTGACTGTTGATATGCTAgaacagtggttctcaaccccgttcctcaggaccccatgtcctgcatgttttagatgcttccctgctccaacacacctgattcaaatgatcagctcgtcatcaagcctctgcagaagcctgatgacgagctgatcatttgagtcaggtgtgttggagcagggaagcatctaaaacatgcaggacatggggtcctgaggaacggggttgagaaccactgtgcTTGAAGACACTGAGGCTGGGGATAATGGGGAATTTGTAGAGGTGAGCTGTCCAGTCCAAGAGCTTTGTCTGGCAGAAATAGCAACAGGCAGTTTGATGACATTGAGATGAGAGGTAACTGGAAGTTAACTCCACATCGGGGTCCTCGCTGTCCATTGGACAGTAGACAGAGGTGGTAACTGCATGTTATAGATGgagccatagtaccactaatcagggctTCAGTGGTtgtcatctgaaaatgattCCACTGATGTCTCTTCTTTCAAAATCTAGCTTTGAAAAATGTAcggcagctgcttcagacttgacACCGGAGTGATCAAAGGAAATCAGAGTTTGTGTGAAGCTCAGATGGTGTGAAGGACACTTCAGAACGTCAATTCGCTTTGCCAAAGAACATCAGAAATAGCCTGattaatgttgaaaaatgttctttggacagatgaagataaattaattgggctcagatggagtccagatgtttggtgtgaacctgaccaggactaccacagtgaatgcatcgtcctgacagtgaagcgcagaggtgggagtgtgatgatacgAGGCTGCATGAGTTCAAAAGGTGTTGATGATGTTCATAGATGCAGCATGAATGTCTGAGTATAAACCAAAACAGTGTCTGACCACATGAGTCTCAGTCTCCAGAATCTTGAAAAAGAGGAACATTCCAGCAAGAGAACAATCGAGAGAACTCTGAAACTTCATCaatttaaacatgatattaaagaaatgcatttagggctgacactgtcccataatgaaGCATACCAGTTTCATTTATGGtcaaattaaagtgaaattaatgatatttattgattgaatattctTTGAAATACATACCAAGAGACTGATTCATTTTAATCTTCATTCTATTAACTGCAGTTCCAGCAGTGTAAAACAATGGGGGAGCATATTAGAACCAAAcatagaaaacatatttttctgagttttttttttttttggatctaCAACTGAATGCATGAGTGTTTCGTTTCCATAGCAACGTGattcattcagtgtttctgctgtaGCTGCAAGGCCTCATTCAGTGAAGGTAGTAACTACAGGTTTACTGATGGAGcttaaatgagagaaaaagtgaTTTGTGGCGCTTCAGGTtataaaatctgtaaagtaaGTTGGTTGTTCTGATCATTTTAGTCTTTTCCTGgttcattttcaacaaacttGTATTTTCACAGCTCTAGCTGAGGACAAGTTGTGATCAGCACTCAGATGAACTGATAGGAACTGTTGCTCAACCAAACTATTTATAGCTcagctttaaaagaaaacatcacatcCTGATGTCTCATTAGAAATAAAGTCTTTTTCTAAATAACTTCCCTCAATTTCTCTTAAGTTCCCTGAAATGCTTCACCTTTATCTAAGTCCAAAGAGtttgaaaatccatccatccatccattttcctccgcttatccggaGTTTGAAAATAGTTTTCTTAATTATATTTGAAGGAGCATTTTGAAACTACAGAGCAACATTTGGATCAAACTATCGAGCAATGTTTTAGTTTTAGAGTTAAAACCTGTCAAATCTGCTCAATCAGTTGTCAAGGTCAACAAtagttcattttcatttctgtcacCAAGTACTTCATAtgacaatgttttattttacattgtcTTGTAGTTCAGTGAGTTGAAGCTATATATGGTtaaaaaatatcactagttctgcattatcattatttatttattttggtattttgagctcaaagatggaactttCAATGACTTTCATGGCttcacttttttcacatttcagctcACCCATAATTAGAGGTCATTAATCTTcttgtccaatattgcagattctgaatcaatgacatgatgacaaATAACAGTGGAAggctttcaggcttttatctttaatagtttctgagatattgcTGTTTAAACATTCACTGAAATTATGTAACAATCTGTGGAAATTTCACCTCAGAGAGTTTTTGATAGATCAAGCTTAAAATTCAGAAacaactttgaaaatgtttacacattATGCAAGAAGAAAGTCAGGCAAAGCAGAGATAGTCGATCAGAAACTGTTGGTTTGATCTTGGTGATATTATTCTTACCACTATTCATCTTCAGCAGCTGCATtatttgttgtggttgtttgacGCATTTTGTAAGAAGCAAATGCATACAGGAGTGGATTCAGGCAGCTGTTCACAAATGTTACAGCTCCAGTAATGTTCCACACGTCTGTGCAAAACTTCAACATGTTCTTGCTGTTTAGAGAAATGGCAATGACACCCAGCACATTCACAATGTGATATGACACCCACAGGACAGCAAAGGTCACAATGATGCTGGTAACCAGTCTGTTTGTCTGGGGGTTGTTGAAAAATACTGCCTGGTTCACCTTTCTGCGGACTTGGATGTAAGCAAACgccacaacaaaaagaaaaccttgAGCAGCACCTGTCTCATTTTGGGGCAAAACATCTGCCGCTGGCCAGCGGGtagagagggacagaagaggggGTGGGGGAAGTGAAGGGATGGAGGACAAGGAACGTACAACACACACTGGCATACATGCATGATATAAGTAACATAGATGATACATGCAAAGTACAAGCAAACATTGAAGCTGATTCAGAAGTTTACTGTTGTGGTAtaaggctctggcattaaatatatgacatatatagctggtagtaaaatgcAAACAATGTGTAGATGAGCgtatcaagtatagtgagggcgatgcagagtagaTTTGTGGAAATGACGGTCGTTCCAGggtttcgcgggcgtttttcgttattgttgcagctgaaaatgcctgaatttgcGGCAGCTTTTGTAAATAATTGCGCTAAAAGTtccgatgttttaagcttatttgttgtgatgaaattgatgggagacagtgacaactgctaaaaagctgcattttttttcagcttgtagaacatgtttcaacactgtaattgacaatatttattctgaaattaattattttgtgtttcaacccatttccacaaaagctgacACCccatggtgggaaattagcagcagccagatactggtttaacatgaagtggttggtagatttgcgggacaaaatgctaatttactattgaatgaatcatatttggacatatctgtcagtggcttaaaaagttaatttcacatcctggcacacacgtgttcacacacgctcacggcttgtcacgtcaactaacaagaacagcactgagagagtgcagtcctccaccaagacaggtgtgtgttctgcatgtttacataccgaatcgcatgacctaaatatgtagctggcaactggaattgatgggactcagaaacacccccacaatttaatcagttgttccttgtatcatttccgatatgtccacagtggtggatttgttgtaggatcacaatgatgtgatcgtcagcaggctgctgaggtagcgttcacttgttgccatggttaccgtgccgctatcagacgccgtgccgctgcctcaatgggaaatccttaacaaatctgtggatccaaactttaagccacatcactgccgaagtctaatcatttgatccttgtgtcatttctgaccgaccctgaaaatttcatttaaatccctgagtctgtttttgagtgatgttggtaatagaggaaggattcacaggcgctgatcgtcacataactccaccgtgttcttaggtggaataaataatctaatttactttcattctttcagtgctctaatgcatctggatgcaacagtttccatcatggtgatttatgtggtctattgtctgatcatttcagccgttctaatatgtttcgtgttttttgtttttttttaaagtgtgtatcaatcgattttttttttctttttttgtattccaccacaatattgcacgggtgtaaaacagtttagctccactttggtgaagaacatcagtgaatcaagtgtttatcacggtcttcagcagtaatttttgttggtaaatgagagacatcaGTATCGCACGTCTGCATCTTccaaccataaacaaggaagtgaattcggtgacgtacgtgcattacgtttgcgctggggactgctatgattggtggaactcaagGGAAGCGGGTCAAAATTGCgtgaaagttgcggtgattggacaaaattgcaaggctgcGCAAagttcgcggagattggttgatttcgcgtgaattcgcGTGATCACAACATcgtgaattcctggagggactgaaatGGGCAGCTgaaagcagtgggctggaggaaggccAGCAGCTGCATCCCACAGTGAACATGATGGAGACTACCTCTCTCTTAAACAAGGTAAGCCACATCGATccaatctttatttgtctgaacaaaagaactcaaaactagtGAACTAACGATGGAGACTAGGCCAGTTGGAGGGACAGCAACCGGAGACCAATctattatctgatgctatgagaaggtgaTTAGTGACTTtgactagagctgtttctgtgctatgatgctctctgaagcctgactgaaactcttcaaacaGCTATTCCTATGTTtatgttcacataattgatttgcaaccgTTCTTTcaagaattttagagagaaatgggaggttggatatcggtctatagttagctaaaacaTCTGTATCTAGAGTGGGCTTTTTAAGTGGAAGTTTCATttcagcaaccttaaaagcctgtggtacatagcctgttactagaaaGACTGACTGACTTTAAtcttgaagaattaattaaaggtaaaggcgTCCTTGAacagtctagttgggatagggtctaaaaaaatgttgatgGCCTAGATGAGGAAAGTGTTGAAATTGTTTCAGAGAGCTGTGTAGGAGTGAAGAAGTCTAAATATCCACCAAGTTTTACAGGCAATTCTCGAGCAACTGTACTTGATGATACATCTGTGACAGTTGTAGGAAGGGTgagattaatttttttctctgatctttacaatttttttctgtaaaaaagcTGATGAAGTCATTACTCCTCAGAACTGAAGGAATCCAAGGTTGAGCAGAGCTCTGACTCTActaagtgctttacagtaaaagcaTATAGTTAAAGTAATGTGAATCAGAACTGAAGATACAAACagcatattattttttataatattttattatatctgTATTATGCTACATACAACAACCACTTGGCTTAGCATACTGAATaatggtcaatttaatttggatttttggacaagaatttacaaaaaagactcCATGTCAGATTGAGAACAGTTTTCTACAAGTAATATCTGTTAATTCAAATGTAAAACAAGTAATAGCATTAAAATTTACTGCCTTTAAAACAATTCACCCgattcaacacaggtgcagccagttAGTGCTGGAAGTCTCGTGAGGGAGACCACCAAGACTCcaatgactcctctgaagaacTTACAAGAAAGATTATTAGACCCAGACTACATTTCTTCTGCTTCTGCGGGCAACTTCAGGAGAACTACCCAAGGAAAAAGCCCCCACACTGAGAAGATGACCTATTTCATCTCCTGGTTCACGAAATTCATTGGAAATTCAGTGGAAGAACGATACAAGACTTAATGAGAATTTTTTGTGCAGTCAGTAAATGCGTCCGCAGACGAAATGAAGTAAAACCTTTCAAAAATACCAAAGAATTTTAGAGGAAATTGTCTTTGCACCATCACTGCTTGTGTGGTTGAGAAGTACACCATTAGGAAACCATCTGAATGACTGATGCACAGAGTTGAGGTGTTATCTGACAGCATTAAGTACTGTATAAGATTTCACTTACAAAGATTGACAAAATTATCGAATTTGATGCACTGTTTAAGATCAAGCAATCCATCTGCATATAAAGTAGTCAAAATGAGGTCCACCTTGATCATTTGCAACAGAaaagctttgatttttttcatcaatCAGTTATGTAaatcacaggacacatttttCTGCGTTTCATCTTTCAGATAATACTTCTGTTAAATATTTGCTTTCAACATACAGGAAATATAATACTACTAACACTAATACTTGTAACAATAATATTAAGTACAACAACCTGTACAAAACACAGATACGAAGTGTTttacaataaaagcaaataGTTAAATATGAATCAGA includes the following:
- the LOC110965369 gene encoding C-C chemokine receptor type 4-like, which codes for MEELNFTVVESNVSSSNFSGYQSEVVPAVLMSICFLLGVPGNIVVVLLRPNFQHLSSLSQSLMLNLAFSDLLCLLTLPLWIYMFLYSWTFGLGACKVVIYLIYCSVYGSQLTVTMLAVQRYLLVVHLKKFLHLGGKRLLVVLWLVAVLLSIPALLFQQLVQYQNKPQCIRVYSPDAQSVAALLTESVAGFISLFVVAFAYIQVRKKVNQAAFFNNPQTNRLVTSIIVTSFVLWVPYHILNVLGVVAISLNDWSLWKFLTDTWNIVAAVTFVNSCLNPLLYAFASYKMHQTTTTNTAAEDEELQE